Proteins encoded by one window of Microplitis mediator isolate UGA2020A chromosome 1, iyMicMedi2.1, whole genome shotgun sequence:
- the LOC130667318 gene encoding sorting nexin-2-like: protein MADNKEPPPLFDQVDINRDNELEDDDEDIFASAIQDQNPLSNSSYNGVSVTAELPKLTLRDAQDDNSYSTVSSPAPGPLSSPLGMPSDIGDLHEVPINDDSSGQSLKQSQSLEEVPTESTEAVLKITVTSPQKIGEGMGAYVVYRVETKTNMPIFRKRSFSVIRRFSDFLGLHDKLVEKYLRSGRIIPPAPEKSVIGMTKIKMSGDKSQEQHSSSTEFIERRRAALERYLNRTATHPVLSVDPDFREFLEADMELPKATSTSALSGAGVMRLFNKVGETMNKITYKMDETDGWFEEKTAQIDSLDTQLRALHSAVETLTNQRHELANCTGASAKSIAVLGHGEVGVSLGRALAQLAETLEKVEVVRRAQSNSDLYQFGEMLRDYVALIGAIKDVFHERVKVFQNWQHAQMMLNKKREHKARLEQAGRSDKTTQAATEVIDWEAKVERGQEEFDNISKMIKKEVERFEVLRVEDFKKQLTEYLEAMLQHQNQLIKHWESFLPEAKAVA, encoded by the exons ATGGCTGATAATAAGGAACCTCCACCGCTATTTGATCAAGTTGACATTAATAGAGACAATGAATTAGaggatgatgatgaagatATTTTTGCATCTGCCATACAg GATCAAAATCCACTGAGTAATTCATCTTACAATGGAGTATCAGTGACAGCTGAGCTTCCAAAACTGACACTACGAGATGCCCAGGATGACAATTCATATTCTACGGTCTCTAGTCCAGCACCGGGTCCACTGAGTTCGCCTCTGGGTATGCCCAGTGACATTGGAGACCTTCATGAAGTGCCGATCAATGATGATTCATCAGGTCAATCGCTCAAGCAGTCCCAGTCTCTCGAAGaa GTGCCGACAGAGTCAACAGAAGCGGTCTTGAAAATAACAGTAACGTCACCGCAGAAAATCGGCGAAGGAATGGGTGCCTATGTAGTCTACAGAGTCGAAACTAAAACCAATATGCCTATTTTTCGAAAGAGAAGCTTCAGCGTTATCAGACGATTCAGTGATTTCCTCGGGCTTCATGATAAACTagtggaaaaatatttgagaagCGGTAGAATAATACCACCCGCGCCGGAAAAAAGTGTTATCG GTatgactaaaataaaaatgtccgGTGATAAAAGCCAGGAACAGCATTCAAGTTCAACAGAATTTATTGAAAGACGTCGAGCTGCTTTAGAacgttatttaaatagaaCCGCAACTCACCCTGTCCTTAGCGTTGACCCTGACTTCAGAGAATTTTTGGAAgctg ACATGGAATTGCCAAAAGCTACAAGTACATCAGCTCTGAGCGGTGCCGGAGTAATGCGTCTGTTCAACAAAGTAGGCGAgacaatgaataaaataacttacaaaatGGACGAAACTGACGGG TGGTTCGAGGAAAAGACGGCTCAGATAGACTCGCTGGACACCCAGTTGCGGGCACTGCATTCCGCGGTCGAAACTCTGACTAACCAGAGACACGAGCTGGCTAATTGTACGGGTGCTAGTGCCAAGTCGATAGCTGTCCTAGGTCATGGAGAAGTTGGAGTATCTCTAGGACGCGCTTTAGCTCAGCTGGCTGAGACTCTTGAGAAAGTCGAAGTTGTCAGACGCGCTCAGAGTAATAGTGATCTTTATCAATTCGGTGAAATGCTGCGGGATTATGTGGCTCTTATTGGTGCTATCAAg gATGTTTTCCATGAACGAGTCAAAGTATTCCAGAATTGGCAGCACGCTCAGATGATGTTGAACAAAAAACGCGAACACAAAGCGCGACTGGAACAAGCCGGCCGCAGTGACAAAACAACTCAAGCAGCTACTGAAGTTATTGATTGGGAAGCTAAAGTAGAACGGGGTCAAGAAGAGTTTGACAACATCTCCAAGATGATCAAAAAGGAAGTCGAGCGGTTTGAAGTACTGAGAGttgaagattttaaaaaacaacttACGGAATACTTGGAAGCGATGTTGCAGCACCAGAACCAACTGATAAAACACTGGGAGAGCTTCTTACCTGAAGCTAAAGCTGTTGCATAA
- the LOC130667346 gene encoding LOW QUALITY PROTEIN: trafficking protein particle complex subunit 2-like protein (The sequence of the model RefSeq protein was modified relative to this genomic sequence to represent the inferred CDS: substituted 1 base at 1 genomic stop codon), which translates to MARAKVLELYKAMLYMGKDYPQGFDFFRTSLKKAFMKNKYETDPDKIEKMIERGSXKMILCIAVIGKDNSPQYIKCLSEDIEVELHYKVHTSIDIIEEKLNTGNKITATDSRELFLGLLHFTDEHKIFGYATNTKVKFVVVLQTPSTTIRDNDVRMIFRKLHMAYCNAICNPFYIPGDPIESKSFDAAVKDIMGI; encoded by the exons ATGGCTCGTGCTAAAGTTTTGGAGTTATATAAAGCG ATGCTGTATATGGGGAAGGATTATCCCCAAGGATTTGATTTTTTCCGGACGAGTCTGAAGAAAgcttttatgaaaaataaatatgaaactgatccagataaaattgaaaaaatgattgagaGAGGAAG ttgaaaaatgattcTTTGTATTGCGGTCATTGGTAAGGAT aATTCACCGCAATACATTAAATGCTTATCAGAAGACATTGAAGTTGAGCTTCATTACAAAGTACACACGTCAATAGAtattattgaagaaaaattaaatactggtaataaaataacagCAACTGATAGCAGAGAATTATTTTTGGGACTTCTGCATTTTACAGATGAACataaaat atttggATATGCAACGAATACCAAAGTTAAGTTTGTTGTAGTTCTGCAAACTCCAAGTACTACCATCAGAGATAATGACGTCAGAATG atttttagaaaactacACATGGCATACTGCAATGCTATTTGCAATCCATTTTACATTCCTGGAGACCCCATTGAAtccaa ATCATTTGATGCCGCAGTTAAAGACATAAtgggaatttaa